The Zobellia alginiliquefaciens genome contains a region encoding:
- a CDS encoding FAD-binding and (Fe-S)-binding domain-containing protein codes for MNKNLLQELANSLQGRVLSDSLTKTLYATDASVYRKIPTAVTLPETIQDLKTLVHFANTHKIGLIPRTAGTSLAGQVVGEGIVVDTSKHFTKIVSVDEKNKQVTVQPGVIRDELNQYLEPYGLFFGPNTSTANRCMVGGMVGNNSSGTTSIKYGITREKIISLRTVLSDGNEVEFKALTTSEFEEKMSLNTLEGTIYREIYKELSPKEVQQHILEEFPKPQIHRRNTGYAVDELLNTNVFGDTDEKINVCKLLSGSEGTLAFTTEITFQLDEIPPKLSAMVVTHYYTLEDCLTDVAPVMEHDLHLCEMMDRVILDCTKNNREQLKNRFFVEGDPAALLMLEVKAHTEEDLERQINEILATVKLSGLSYSEAILRGADVNKAVVLRKAGLGLLGNMVGDRKAVACIEDTAVAIEDLKPFIGEFTKIMDGYKQSAVYYAHAGAGELHLRPILNLKKKDDVVMFRDITTDVAHLTKKYKGSFSGEHGDGIVRAEFIPIMIGEQNYQLLRRIKSYFDPEGIFNPGKIVDAYSMDESLRYEVDRDEPEIKTLLDFSDSEGILKATEKCNGGGDCRKTENAAGAMCPSFHATRDEKHTTRGRANALREYLTVGEQKNNFVQKELKEVFDLCLSCKACATECPSNVDVATLKAEFLYQYQEANGYPMRSKLFAYNTTLNKLGSKMPGLTNAVYDSKFFGGLLKKTAGVAPERSLPKVSSFNFDNYLQSFKNKHASTKQKLALYIDEFSQYLDIELGKDAIEVLTKLGYDVQLFYGESGRTYLSKGFLKQAKKLALTNIPKLKKFVDEGIPVIGLEPSAVLTFRDEYKRFSQDEETTSAIALNTFLLEEFLALEIQKKEISSDLFTKEAKTVKIHAHCHQKALSNQKVTFDVLNLPENYKVSIISSGCCGMAGSFGYEKEHYEVSMKVGELKLFPSVRKSPEDTIISANGTSCRHQIYDGTKREALHPVTILKNALV; via the coding sequence TTGAATAAAAATTTACTGCAAGAATTAGCTAATTCTCTACAAGGCCGCGTTTTATCGGATAGTTTAACAAAAACCCTATACGCCACGGATGCTTCGGTGTATAGAAAAATTCCTACAGCTGTTACTTTGCCTGAGACAATCCAAGATTTAAAAACTTTAGTTCATTTTGCCAATACACATAAAATTGGACTTATTCCACGTACCGCTGGCACCTCTTTGGCAGGACAAGTTGTTGGTGAGGGAATTGTTGTGGATACATCCAAGCACTTTACAAAAATCGTTAGTGTGGATGAAAAAAACAAACAGGTTACGGTTCAACCTGGGGTTATTCGCGATGAGCTAAATCAGTATCTTGAGCCTTATGGGCTATTTTTTGGTCCTAATACATCTACTGCAAATCGTTGTATGGTAGGGGGAATGGTGGGTAACAATTCATCCGGGACTACATCCATAAAATACGGGATTACCCGAGAAAAAATTATTTCGCTTAGAACGGTATTGTCCGATGGAAATGAAGTGGAATTCAAAGCGCTTACTACAAGTGAATTTGAAGAAAAAATGAGCTTAAACACTTTAGAGGGTACTATTTATAGGGAAATCTATAAAGAACTGTCCCCTAAAGAAGTGCAACAACACATTCTTGAGGAGTTTCCAAAACCGCAAATACATAGAAGAAACACAGGTTATGCAGTAGATGAACTGCTAAACACTAATGTATTTGGTGATACCGATGAAAAAATAAACGTTTGTAAATTACTAAGTGGTAGTGAGGGTACCTTGGCCTTTACTACGGAGATTACTTTTCAATTAGACGAGATTCCGCCCAAGCTCTCGGCGATGGTGGTAACTCACTATTACACTTTAGAGGACTGTTTGACGGATGTTGCGCCGGTTATGGAACACGATTTGCACCTTTGCGAAATGATGGATAGGGTGATTCTAGACTGTACCAAAAACAATAGGGAACAACTTAAAAATAGGTTTTTTGTTGAGGGAGACCCGGCCGCATTGTTAATGCTGGAGGTCAAAGCCCATACCGAAGAGGATTTAGAGCGTCAAATAAATGAGATTCTTGCAACGGTTAAATTATCGGGACTTAGTTATTCCGAAGCTATACTTAGAGGGGCCGATGTAAATAAAGCTGTTGTTCTCCGTAAAGCAGGTCTAGGGCTATTGGGTAACATGGTTGGTGACCGTAAAGCGGTAGCTTGTATTGAAGATACCGCAGTGGCCATAGAAGATTTAAAACCTTTTATTGGGGAATTCACCAAAATCATGGACGGCTATAAACAATCTGCTGTGTACTACGCGCATGCAGGTGCAGGGGAGTTGCATTTACGCCCTATATTGAACTTAAAGAAAAAAGATGATGTGGTGATGTTCAGGGATATCACTACGGATGTTGCCCATTTAACAAAAAAATACAAAGGTTCATTTAGTGGTGAACATGGTGATGGTATTGTTCGTGCGGAATTTATTCCCATAATGATCGGTGAGCAAAACTACCAATTACTAAGACGTATAAAATCTTATTTTGACCCTGAGGGTATTTTCAATCCTGGAAAGATTGTGGATGCCTATTCTATGGACGAATCGCTGCGATATGAGGTAGATCGAGACGAACCAGAGATTAAGACTTTACTCGACTTTTCCGACAGTGAGGGCATTCTAAAGGCTACCGAGAAGTGTAACGGTGGCGGTGATTGTAGAAAAACTGAAAATGCTGCGGGAGCCATGTGTCCTAGTTTTCATGCGACTAGAGATGAGAAGCACACCACACGTGGTAGAGCAAATGCATTACGAGAGTATTTAACGGTCGGGGAGCAAAAGAACAATTTTGTCCAAAAAGAATTAAAAGAAGTTTTTGACCTTTGTTTAAGCTGTAAAGCTTGTGCAACCGAATGTCCAAGTAATGTAGATGTAGCGACTTTAAAAGCCGAGTTTTTGTATCAATATCAAGAAGCGAACGGCTACCCTATGCGTAGTAAATTATTCGCCTATAACACCACACTGAATAAGTTGGGAAGCAAAATGCCGGGGCTTACAAATGCGGTATATGATTCTAAATTTTTTGGTGGGTTATTGAAAAAAACAGCTGGTGTAGCACCAGAAAGAAGCTTGCCTAAAGTTTCAAGCTTTAATTTTGATAACTACTTGCAATCTTTTAAAAATAAGCACGCTAGTACAAAACAAAAGTTAGCACTCTATATTGATGAATTCAGTCAGTATTTAGATATTGAGTTAGGGAAGGATGCTATTGAAGTATTAACTAAACTTGGGTATGACGTTCAACTCTTCTATGGAGAAAGTGGCAGAACCTACCTTTCCAAAGGGTTTTTAAAGCAAGCTAAAAAATTAGCTTTAACGAATATACCTAAGTTAAAAAAGTTTGTTGACGAAGGGATACCGGTAATTGGTCTAGAACCATCGGCAGTTTTAACGTTCAGGGATGAGTACAAACGCTTTTCGCAAGACGAAGAAACAACCAGTGCCATTGCATTGAATACATTTCTATTAGAAGAGTTTCTTGCTCTGGAAATACAGAAAAAAGAAATTTCGTCTGACTTATTTACCAAGGAGGCTAAAACAGTGAAGATTCACGCTCACTGTCATCAAAAGGCCTTGAGTAATCAAAAAGTCACTTTTGATGTGCTCAACCTTCCTGAAAACTATAAGGTTTCCATTATTAGCTCCGGTTGTTGTGGAATGGCCGGTTCTTTTGGGTATGAAAAAGAGCATTATGAGGTGAGCATGAAGGTTGGGGAGT
- a CDS encoding TlpA disulfide reductase family protein — protein MKKIVLSICILIGLVACNQKPEGYNFKGNITGEVENGTKVFLRAMGENGQPVDVDTTTVENGTFTFTGVADTPEMHYVFVDKLMGYTAVILENGDIELKAQKDSLGFATVKGSKQNEVFMDYMDQSKKITAQAQSIQEDMQRADEATANSLRDEMMELQEEYKNFELTYIKEHPDALISVLLIDRAIGARAVTGEEAQAIYDGLSPEIQKTKAATSVLEKLEAQKKAEESQKSTAIGAKAPAFTAPTPDGKELALADALGKVTLIDFWAAWCKPCRAENPNVVNVYNKYHDKGLNIIGVSLDKTGDAWKKAIADDGLTWNQVSNLAYFNDPIAKLYNVDAIPAAFLLDENGIIIAKNLRGPALEQKVAELLQ, from the coding sequence ATGAAAAAAATAGTATTGTCAATCTGTATCTTAATAGGCTTAGTTGCCTGTAACCAAAAGCCCGAAGGGTATAACTTTAAAGGAAATATTACCGGCGAAGTTGAAAACGGAACAAAAGTATTTCTTAGGGCAATGGGCGAAAATGGCCAACCTGTAGATGTGGACACAACTACTGTAGAAAACGGAACCTTCACTTTTACCGGTGTTGCCGATACCCCAGAAATGCATTATGTTTTTGTTGATAAGCTAATGGGCTACACTGCTGTGATCTTGGAAAATGGTGATATTGAACTTAAAGCACAGAAAGACAGCTTAGGTTTTGCTACCGTAAAAGGTTCTAAGCAGAATGAAGTGTTCATGGATTATATGGACCAGTCCAAAAAAATTACTGCACAGGCACAGTCCATACAGGAAGATATGCAAAGAGCCGATGAGGCTACGGCAAATTCACTTCGTGATGAGATGATGGAACTTCAAGAAGAATACAAGAACTTTGAGCTTACTTATATAAAGGAGCATCCAGACGCACTTATATCTGTTCTATTGATCGATAGGGCTATTGGAGCTCGCGCCGTAACTGGAGAAGAAGCCCAGGCTATTTACGACGGACTTTCTCCTGAAATCCAGAAGACCAAAGCTGCTACATCTGTTCTTGAAAAATTAGAGGCACAGAAAAAAGCCGAAGAGAGCCAAAAGAGTACGGCTATAGGTGCTAAAGCTCCTGCTTTTACCGCTCCTACTCCTGACGGAAAAGAATTAGCTCTTGCCGATGCATTGGGCAAGGTTACTTTGATCGATTTTTGGGCTGCTTGGTGTAAGCCTTGTCGTGCGGAGAATCCTAATGTTGTAAATGTTTATAACAAGTACCATGACAAAGGTTTAAACATCATTGGTGTTTCTTTGGATAAAACGGGAGATGCCTGGAAGAAAGCAATTGCGGATGATGGCTTAACTTGGAACCAAGTTTCCAACTTGGCCTATTTTAACGATCCTATTGCTAAGCTATATAATGTAGATGCTATCCCTGCTGCTTTCTTATTAGATGAAAATGGTATTATCATTGCTAAAAATCTTAGAGGTCCAGCTTTGGAGCAAAAAGTTGCCGAACTTCTTCAATAG